A genomic window from Cyprinus carpio isolate SPL01 chromosome B9, ASM1834038v1, whole genome shotgun sequence includes:
- the LOC109073313 gene encoding cytohesin-interacting protein-like, which translates to MMTSNKNFKAPLKQLSSLDSYIIDNSQKKKNILWRRRSFSSAKNSNTEEIKDGTLSRSKLHRTHSASLVDYTDPQRTMVILEKQDNEAFGFEVQTYGLKVKNSSMVEMCTFVCSVQDGSAAETAGLTAGDIILSVNGVSIEGSTHQHIIELIRESTNMLKLETVSGNVVKRIELEKKIRYLKQTLREKWVELQSLTLQEKRLTRGNLNESAQHPSVDSLLSLSSPTGRAGHRFSSDSSCRSIMTDDSEDAAFMSSVFDDSSPFSPTEPNGGFFRLEGGALRPLTRTRSISLTSSNSSLSPSWENSSSSMFGTLPRRGRKSSVRKHLLKFIPGLNHSVEEEEGN; encoded by the exons ATGATGACATCCAATAAAAACTTTAAAGCACCTTTAAAACAGCTGAGCAGCCTGGACAGCTACATAATCGACAActctcaaaagaagaaaaacatactATGGCGACGACGTTCATTCAGCAGTGCCAAAAATTCGAATACTGAAGAGATCAAAGATGGGACATTATCACGCAGTAAG CTGCACAGAACACACTCTGCATCTCTAGTGGATTATACTGATCCTCAGAG AACCATGGTTATATTGGAGAAACAAGACAATGAAGCCTTTGGATTCGAAGTTCAG ACATATGGTCTCAAGGTGAAGAACAGCAGTATGGTGGAGATGTGTACATTTGTTTGCAGTGTGCAGGATGGCAGTGCAGCCGAAACTGCAGGTTTGACTGCTG GTGACATTATACTGTCAGTAAATGGAGTCAGTATTGAGGGATCTACCCACCAGCACATTATTGAGTTGATTCGAGAATCCACTAACATGCTGAA GCTGGAGACGGTCAGTGGGAATGTTGTGAAGAGAATTGAATTAGAGAAAAAGATACGCTATCTTAAG CAAACTCTTCGTGAGAAATGGGTGGAACTGCAATCTCTCACACTTCAGGAAAAGCGTCTTACtcgag GTAATCTGAATGAGAGTGCTCAGCATCCATCTGTTGACTCTCTGCTGTCTCTCTCATCTCCAACTGGCCGCGCTGGGCATCGTTTTTCTAGTGACAGCAGTTGCCGCAGCATAATGACAGATGATAGTGAGGATGCAGCCTTCATGTCATCAGTATTTGATGACTCAAGTCCGTTCAGCCCAACTGAGCCAAATGGAGGCTTCTTCCGGTTGGAAGGAGGAGCTTTGCGACCCCTGACAAGAACACGCAGCATTAGCCTGACCAGCAGTAACAGTTCACTCTCGCCGAGCTGGGAAAATTCATCTTCATCCATGTTTGGGACACTGCCAAGGAGAGGCAGAAAAAGTAGTGTCCGCAAGCACCTTCTAAAGTTCATACCTGGACTGAATCACTCCGTAGAGGAAGAAGAGGGTAACTAA